A stretch of Myxococcus hansupus DNA encodes these proteins:
- a CDS encoding ankyrin repeat domain-containing protein → MSLFDAVLAGDRDAVESHLSAGADPNPFDAEGRTPLMAAARAGRADLVQLLLDAGAEPDLTDRIGESALIMAAAHGHTEVCEWLMPHARADEQDLARTLLSGLGITDLRLDRPEPQDNSFRRKLASAGAYVSGKLGDAGATKRLERVFRSEKQRKP, encoded by the coding sequence ATGTCCCTCTTCGATGCCGTGCTCGCGGGCGACCGTGACGCCGTGGAGTCCCACCTGTCCGCCGGCGCGGACCCGAACCCCTTCGACGCCGAGGGCCGCACGCCGCTGATGGCCGCGGCCCGCGCGGGGCGGGCGGACCTGGTGCAACTGCTGCTGGACGCGGGCGCGGAGCCCGACTTGACGGACCGCATCGGTGAGTCCGCGCTCATCATGGCCGCCGCGCACGGCCACACCGAGGTCTGTGAGTGGCTGATGCCCCACGCGCGCGCGGATGAGCAGGACCTGGCCCGCACGCTGCTGTCTGGCCTGGGCATCACGGACCTGCGCCTGGACCGGCCCGAGCCCCAGGACAACAGCTTCCGCCGCAAGCTCGCCTCGGCGGGGGCGTACGTCTCCGGCAAGCTGGGGGACGCTGGCGCCACCAAGCGCCTGGAGCGCGTCTTCCGCTCGGAGAAGCAGCGCAAGCCCTGA
- a CDS encoding (Fe-S)-binding protein, translating to MSPIITGLLLALAIPIFVITMSGRVGVLLAMKKENRLDNIPFRVAQLVRFGLGQKRLVDPEEFTPGLFHVLIYAAFMVLALRTIMLFAMGFSTTALEVLTDLSVPFWTDQPALLFLYKVYLLGKDVVAALALLGVAYYIWVRWQVKPDRLTPSWEAYLILCFIGGLMVSEFLFGGSHLVAQAAAAQAPIPVVWWEPFTSLTGMAMAPLGVTAAHVVGVAGFWIHLVIILSFLNFLPIGKHFHIITGLPTVFFQRTHSTGKLPTPDLEKEEFGAATVKDLTWKQGMDLYSCTECGRCQTHCPTYITGKPLTHKAVNQDLKHWIWDNEQWVEEGYGPNGIKEPLPEIVGSALSAETVWACTSCGWCEQACPVFIENVPRLIDMRRYQVQVKAEFPAEIQRVFEGIERQGNPWGLGQDRRDEWAEDLALPTWGDDGGPYEYLFFVGCAGSYDDKQKKVSRALVKILREAGVSFATLSKQEMCNGDSARRMGNEYLFQTMAKTNIESWNSMGVKAVITQCPHCFNTIKNEYPEFGGEYRVINHTQLINELLKEKRIRLSAVMNSKLTYHDPCYLGRHNGVYDAPREVLNAIPGLEVVEMQRSKREGFCCGAGGGRMWMEEHIGTRINHNRLNEAALTLKHAEDPSTPYPNAADKKKPGQVGDYKEQGGSGIVAVACPFCSTMLSDAVNDTGREQNIKVKDITELVADALETKSGAVGTVAPSATVSAKPE from the coding sequence ATGAGTCCCATCATCACCGGCCTGTTGCTTGCCCTCGCCATTCCCATCTTCGTCATCACCATGTCCGGGCGCGTGGGCGTCCTGCTGGCGATGAAGAAGGAGAACCGGCTCGACAACATCCCCTTCCGCGTGGCGCAGTTGGTGCGCTTCGGCCTCGGGCAGAAGCGACTGGTGGATCCGGAGGAGTTCACGCCGGGCCTGTTCCACGTCCTCATCTACGCGGCCTTCATGGTGCTGGCGCTGCGCACCATCATGCTGTTCGCCATGGGCTTCTCCACCACGGCGCTGGAGGTGCTGACGGACCTGAGCGTGCCGTTCTGGACGGATCAGCCCGCGCTGCTCTTCCTCTACAAGGTGTACCTGCTGGGCAAGGACGTGGTCGCCGCGCTGGCCCTGCTGGGCGTGGCCTACTACATCTGGGTCCGCTGGCAGGTGAAGCCGGACCGCCTGACGCCGTCGTGGGAGGCGTACCTCATCCTGTGCTTCATCGGCGGCCTGATGGTCTCCGAGTTCCTCTTCGGAGGCAGCCACCTGGTGGCCCAGGCCGCCGCCGCGCAGGCGCCCATCCCGGTGGTGTGGTGGGAGCCGTTCACCAGCCTGACGGGCATGGCGATGGCACCGCTGGGCGTCACCGCCGCGCACGTGGTGGGCGTGGCCGGCTTCTGGATTCACCTGGTCATCATCCTGTCGTTCCTGAACTTCCTGCCCATCGGCAAGCACTTCCACATCATCACCGGCCTGCCCACGGTCTTCTTCCAGCGCACGCACTCCACCGGCAAGCTGCCCACGCCGGACCTGGAGAAGGAGGAGTTCGGCGCGGCCACGGTGAAGGACCTGACGTGGAAGCAGGGCATGGACCTCTACTCCTGTACGGAGTGTGGTCGCTGCCAGACGCACTGTCCCACGTACATCACCGGCAAGCCGCTCACGCACAAGGCCGTCAACCAGGACCTGAAGCATTGGATCTGGGACAACGAGCAGTGGGTGGAGGAAGGCTACGGCCCCAACGGCATCAAGGAGCCGCTGCCGGAAATCGTCGGCAGCGCGCTGTCGGCGGAGACGGTGTGGGCGTGCACGAGCTGCGGCTGGTGCGAGCAGGCCTGCCCGGTGTTCATCGAGAACGTGCCGCGCCTCATCGACATGCGCCGCTACCAGGTGCAGGTGAAGGCGGAGTTCCCGGCGGAAATCCAGCGCGTGTTCGAGGGCATCGAGCGCCAGGGCAACCCCTGGGGCCTGGGTCAGGACCGGCGCGACGAGTGGGCGGAGGACCTGGCGCTGCCCACGTGGGGTGACGACGGCGGTCCGTACGAGTACCTCTTCTTCGTGGGCTGCGCGGGCAGCTACGACGACAAGCAGAAGAAGGTCAGCCGCGCGCTGGTGAAGATTCTGCGCGAGGCGGGCGTGAGCTTCGCCACGCTGTCCAAGCAGGAGATGTGCAACGGCGACTCCGCGCGCCGCATGGGCAACGAGTACCTGTTCCAGACGATGGCGAAGACGAACATCGAGTCGTGGAACTCGATGGGCGTGAAGGCCGTCATCACCCAGTGCCCGCACTGCTTCAACACCATCAAGAACGAGTACCCGGAGTTCGGCGGCGAGTACCGCGTCATCAACCACACGCAGCTCATCAACGAGCTGCTGAAGGAGAAGCGCATCCGGCTCTCCGCGGTGATGAACAGCAAGCTCACCTACCACGACCCCTGCTACCTGGGCCGCCACAACGGCGTCTACGACGCGCCCCGCGAGGTGCTCAACGCCATCCCCGGGCTCGAGGTGGTGGAGATGCAGCGCAGCAAGCGCGAGGGCTTCTGCTGCGGCGCCGGCGGCGGCCGCATGTGGATGGAGGAGCACATTGGCACGCGCATCAACCACAACCGGTTGAACGAGGCCGCGCTGACGCTGAAGCACGCCGAGGACCCGTCCACGCCGTACCCCAACGCCGCGGACAAGAAGAAGCCGGGCCAGGTGGGCGACTACAAGGAGCAGGGCGGCAGCGGCATCGTCGCGGTGGCGTGCCCGTTCTGCTCCACGATGCTCTCCGACGCGGTGAACGACACCGGCCGCGAGCAGAACATCAAGGTCAAGGACATCACCGAGCTGGTGGCCGACGCGCTGGAGACCAAGAGCGGCGCGGTGGGCACCGTGGCGCCGAGCGCGACGGTGAGCGCCAAGCCGGAGTAG